Below is a window of Leucobacter chromiiresistens DNA.
GACAGAAAGGGACCGAAAGGGACCGACCAAAATCAGCAACTGGCCCTGCCAACTTCGCTGAAATCACGGGACAGAACGCGACTCAGGGACCGATAGGGACCGATATTTCGAAGTACGCCAGCTCATTGATAGGTAACAGGGCAACAGAGGGTTCTGCCCCTACCTATACGCAGCCGATGCCAGTAAGCGCGAAATCGGTCCCTGACGGCCCTCGAGGCCGGCCATGAAACACCACGCCTTCCCCGCCGAATGCCCCCGATGCCACGCCCCCGTGCTCGCCACCCAATGGGACTTCTCCGACCTCATGCCCACCCACGGCACCCGACGAGCCGACCCCGTCGAAATCCCCGCCGACATCGAAGCCGCCTGCATCATCATCGGCCGCCCCACCTACAACCTCCACCGACGAGCAGGCCGCCCACACCTCACCCGCCGAGACCCCGAATGGCACCGCCGACACCACCACGGCCCACCCAACGCAATCCTCCCCGCCCACGAATGCGGCCGACCACTCCCCGGCACACCCCACCCCCTCGAACCCGCCACCACCGAAACCACCGACACCACCGACACCACCCCCTTCTGAGAAAGGCACCCGACATGGCGAAGATCAGCCCGAAACTCGTCGACGAAACCGTCACCACCAGCGGCTACCGCATCACCCGCGCCAGCACCGTCGTACACATCACCGACACCCACGGCACCACCATCGGCGAAGGCACCCACACCGTCAGCGGCCGCCTCCGCATCTTCATCAACCCCCTCAAGCGCCACGTCACCACCGTCACCGACCTCGGCGCAGCACTCGACGAAGTCAGAGCAGCACGATGACCACCTACGCGCCTCTCACCGAGACCGACCTCGACGCCCTCGCCCGCATGGGGCTCCCCCGAACATCACTCGACCTCCCGAAGGAGCGGAGGTCGGCAGCTATCGAAGTCGGCCGTGCTCCCGCTGCTCATCCGAGTGAGCACGAAGAGCAGAAAGAACACCGGCGCGAATGACAGCCCACAGCAGCAGCCAGAACAGCACGAAGCCGACGATCCCGGCGGCGATGTAGATGAAGAACAAGAGCTGCGCATTTTCCATGCGCACAGACTACCGAGAGGCGACACCATGACGAACCAGAAGGCCCCCGTGCAGGGTGGCGTACCCGAGGAACAGATTGAGGCGGCTGCACGTGCTCTCGCGTGCCTCGAGCCGGGCGAAGACTGGCCTACGAACGGCGAGCTCGGCGGGTCGCCGACGGGCACGCGCGACGACGAGTACCGGGACCGCATGCGCGATCAAGCACTGGCCGCTATGGAAGCTGCCACGGCGGTGTCAGCGTCGGCGTCCGCCGATCCAGCGGGCGAGCACCACGATGCCGAGGAGCGCGAGGCCGAGTGCCGGTGCTACGGCGCGGACGGTGTGACTGAACCGAAATGCCCCGCCTGCGAGGCCGAGTCCGAGGATCATGCGGCAACGGTAACAGGCGACCGCGAGAAGCTGACCGCGCGACTTCGGCACGGCGCGGAGGTGGTCGATTGGTACTCGCATGAGTGCGCCGACACGATGCGCGAAGCCGCTGACGCTCTCGCCGCTCCGGTCGAGGTAGACGAAGCGAAGCTCGCCGAGTTGGCCGACATGATCGACTCCCGCGAGTGGACGTGGTCGACGTTCGGCAACACCCTCGGTCGGCAGATAGCCGAACTCGTCGCCGAGTGGCTGCGAGGTGAGGGGCGATGAGCCGCGAGCTCGCCGTGATCGTGCACGCGGCAGAGGCGCAGACCCCGTTCGGCGACATCCCGTTCGGCTACGAGGCCCGCGTCGTGGACGGCACGATCGAGCGATACAACCCGCGCAGCATCGTCGACCTCTGGCGTCCGACCGCCGCGTGGGCGAAGGCCGCCGGCGACGCCTGGATCCGCCGCGCTCGTCGCCGCGAAGAACGAACCCGCCGTCGCGAGCAGCGCGCTCGCCGCGCCACCGGATACGAGGAGAAATCGCATGCAGACTGAGAGCTCATGGTCGGGTTCGTTCAAGTGGCACCTCGAGCAGGTGCCGTTCCAGCTCATGCACATGCGCGAGCTCGCGGAGAACACCCTCGCAGCGCAGGACACGAGCGCCGTCGTCGTGTCGGGCACGAGCGAGAAGGCCAGGCTTCCATACCGCGTCGACCCCGCCGACGACGCCGACCTGCTCTACGCAACCCTGATCATCTTCGGGCGCGAGGTCGCGGAGAAGATCGGCGGCGCCTCCCCACGCCCGCTCCGCGCCCGCATGTGGTCGGGACGCGACGAACCGCAAGGGCTGCCGCTCTGCACCCCGTCCGATGCGTTCGCGATGTCGACCGAGATCATCCGGTGGCTCATCGCGTGCACACACCAGATCGCCCATGATGCGACCTTGAACGACGCCCCCGAGTCGCTCATCGACCTCATCCGCGAAGTACGCGGACGCTACCCGCGAGCCGAGCCGAAGTTCCGCGCCTACCGGCGCAGACCGTGCCCAACCTGCGGAGAGCGCCTGATTCACCCCACGTACGAAGAATCGGCGGACGAACCCACCATGAGGTGTGACGGATGCCGGGACTCCTGGCCCTGGAAGGACTACCTCGAGGCATGAGCGAATGGCTGACCTACCGGGAGGCTGCCGAGCAGGTCGGCCGTTCTAAGCGTGCCCTGCAGCGCTGGCGACGACACGGGATGCCGATGCAGCTCGACGCAGAGGGCCGACGGATCGTGCACGAAACTACGTTGTTCGCCTGGTATCGCAAGAACCTCAAAGCGTGGCCTGCACACCAGGCGAAGCTCCGCAGAATCATGCGCGACACGCCGGGTGGCACGGAGGCTTGACCGCCCCCTAGTGTCACCCCCTACCTTGAGTGTTGAGCAAGTGGGCCGGAGCGCGATAGCGACCGGCCCTTTCTCATTCCTTCCGGGGTGCGCGGCTCACGGGCGGTGGTGCCGCGCACCCTCAATTCACGAGAACGTCTTCAAGACGCAGCAGCAACATTATGACGGTGACCGTCACTGCAGCCGCGGTCAATGCCTTCGCCGCCGAATCGAGCCGGTCGGCCCAGGTGCGTTTGCCGGGCTTCGCAACCGTTCTTCTATGGAGCTTCCCCACCAAGTGTTCGATGACGTCGTCAAGCTGGCTCGACCCGGGGGCGTCATCACGGAGATTGTTCCGTGCATTCGTCAGCCGGTCGATACGGCGAGATAGCTCTCGGTCAGTGATCACACCTACCGCAAGAACGATGAGGCCGACCGCCCCTGCAATCATCGCCGAAATGACAGTCGCGTCCATGAGCACCGACCTTACCCGACGCATAGCTCTCCGCTAAGTTGGAGCCATGAAGCGCACCCTCGCCGCCGCGGCAATCGCCCTCCTCGCCCTCACCGGATGCTCCTCGGACCCCGAAGAAGCGCCAGAGACGTCGGAGACCGAGGTGACCACGCCGGCCGAGACCACCGAAACTGAAGAGCCCGAAGCAGAGCCCGCGGAGCCGGAGGTTGAGGCCGCGAAGATCGGGACGCCCGTCGTCGCCGGCGACTGGGAAGTCACCATCAACTCGTGGACGGCCGACGCCGACGCCGCCGTGCTCGAAGCCTCCGGCGGCGTCGACGTGCCCGACGAGGGCAAACAATTCGCCGTGATGAACGTCACGATGAAGTACAACGGGGAAGGCACCGGCGACAACGCCAACGTGCAGATCCTCTACGTACCCGACAGCGACGGCGTGGCCGCCGGCCTCTGGGAAGCCTTTGGCACCACCCCGGGCGAGAACAAGCTCACGTACGAGACCCTCACGCCGGGCGGCGAAGTGACCGGCGACGCGCTCTACCTCATCGACGCCGACACCACCGGCACCTTCGAGGTGTACGCCGGCAACGAAGAACCCGTCGTCGTCACCCCGTAGCTCCCGCCCCTTCGCATCGAGCCCCTGCACTCACCGAGTGTGGGGGCTCAGTCGTTCCAGGACGGAGGCAGCGTGGCCACCGACCTGATTCACTCCCGCGCCTACCAGGACATGCGCGCCACCCTAAAGGCGGCATGGCAGCGCATCAACGCGGCCTGCTACTTCTGCGGGCAAGCCACGATCAACTGGGACGGGGAAGCGAACCAGCCCGACAGCTTCGAGCTGCAGCACATCATCAGCCGGCGCGACGCGAAACGCATGGGCCGCCCCGACCTTATCGTCGACCCCACGAACTGCGCACCATCGCATCACCGCTGCAACCGCAGCGCCGGCGCCCGAGCCGGACGCCCATCCATCGGAGAGACCTCGGAGGAGTACTGATGGACCCCATCGAGCAGCTGCGCGCGTTGCTCGCCGAGTTCACCGACTACGAGCCCGGTGTGCCGAAGTGCCTCACGATCACCGACCATCAGTTCCTCGACCTCGAGTTCTGGGGCCGACTCATCCACATCATCGAAAACGCGGAGGACTACTGATGCTGAGACGATTCCTCGTGCGCAAGCGCGAAGCCGCGAGCCAGCGGTGGCAGCAAGACTGCTATGTCGCCGAGGTATTGCAGGGGTGCAACATGCGCCACCTCGCTCTTCGCGACCGCGACCGCTCGCGCACCTGCCTCCGGCTCTGGGATCTCGCGCTCGACATCTTCACCCTCAACGGAAGGATCTGATCATGCGACGCATCACCCTCAAGGACGGCCCGCTCGACGGCAAGACCTACGACGTGCCCGACAACGCCGTGCGGATTCCCGCCGTCGGCGGCGCCTACCGTCTCACCCCGAAGACCGGGCAGTGGGAACCCACGAAGGCAGCGAAGCCCGCACAGGCCCGAGCGGCCCGCAAGCGCGAGACGAAGCCGAAGCCGAAGCCGACACCCGGTGCCGAGGTCGCACCCGCGGACGCCCCAGTCGACACTGCCACAGCGGCAGTCACCGACGCAGCAGAGCAGACAAGCGCAGCAGACGCGAGCGAGTGATGAACCTCGGCAGCCTCGAACTGAACCTGCGCATCCGAGTAGACGCTGGCATCGGTGACGAACTCACCGAGGTCGGACACGTCGAGACCCAAGTTCCCGTTCCACTGAAGGCAACGATGCGCGGCTCCACTCTGCACATCGACGCACCGGACACCGTCGCGATCGTCTCTGCGATCCTCGATGCAGCGGCGAACGCAGCAACCAAGCCGGCGCATTGCAGCGAAGTGTTCCCGAGGATCGACGAACTTACCGATCCGCCTCCGTGCCCAGAGCATCGTCCGGTGCAACACCGCGACGCGAAGCCACCGTGGTGCAACACCTGCAAGCGCACCGCCGATGGTCGATGCGCCCAGTGCATGAAGCCGATCCGCGTAACCACCGACTTCATCTGCGAGAACTGCGGCACCGACTACTCCAAGGGGTAGGGGGTTCGGATCGCTGGCAACCCGACCAGGTGAAGAGTTCGCCGGCAGTGATTTCCCCCACCGGGGTCCGCCCGTCCGCGGACGTCGTGTCCGCGTCCGCAAAATCGGAGGTTGCTTCATGGCGATGTCTCCCGAGGAACGGCGCGCGAAAGACGCTGAGCGTAAGCGGAGAGCGCGCGCGAAGGCTGCAGCGAGCCGGGATGCGGGGCGTGCCGAGGCGCGGACGCAGAACGCGTCCGCAGCGCCGCGTACGATGCGTGACGCGGTCGACGAGGCGCTCGCGTCGATGAAGTGGCTGGTG
It encodes the following:
- a CDS encoding DUF4352 domain-containing protein; the encoded protein is MKRTLAAAAIALLALTGCSSDPEEAPETSETEVTTPAETTETEEPEAEPAEPEVEAAKIGTPVVAGDWEVTINSWTADADAAVLEASGGVDVPDEGKQFAVMNVTMKYNGEGTGDNANVQILYVPDSDGVAAGLWEAFGTTPGENKLTYETLTPGGEVTGDALYLIDADTTGTFEVYAGNEEPVVVTP